Proteins from a genomic interval of Channa argus isolate prfri chromosome 11, Channa argus male v1.0, whole genome shotgun sequence:
- the LOC137136285 gene encoding zinc-binding protein A33-like yields the protein MAEKIVLLESFLSCHVCSETFRDPVSLSCNHRFCSSCLLKFWEIVKNKNCPICKRKSSKEVPIVDFALKELADSFAGRLKVASSETEGQEAKEEVVCDKHQEEPKLFCKDENKALCLASDFPHHHSHKVVPIEQAVSDLKEQMKSDLKSLQDKRHKYKQVEKTYNEMIKRSKKQLLSTEKQIRAEFNKLHQFLKEEEESRLAALRKEEEQKGKTISTEMKKIQEQISSLSVSICAVEEDLQKHNVPFLSSYKPTQTRARVQCSLSDPQLLSGALIDVAKHLGNLSFRVWDKMKDKVHFSPVILDPNTANPWLCLSDDLTSVRNGNTDQQLPHNPERCTNYSNVLGSEGFSSGKHSWEVEVGDHPDWNVGLAKESVDRKGERTASPDYGVWCLLHSDGKYTNGVGKTVTVKKILQRIRVQLDYDRGEVSFYDPEDMSHIYTYKDTFTEKLFPYFSVGEAADAKTTDIKICQTEIFLSFSEM from the coding sequence ATGGCTGAGAAGATTGTACTTTTAGAAAGTTTCCTGAGCTGCCATGTGTGTTCAGAGACTTTCAGAGAtcctgtgtctctgagctgcaACCACAGGTTTTGTTCAAGCTGCCTGCTAAAATTCTGGGaaatagttaaaaacaaaaactgtcccatttgtaaaagaaaatcttcaAAGGAAGTTCCAATTGTGGACTTTGCACTAAAAGAACTGGCTGATTCCTTTGCTGGGAGACTGAAAGTTGCTTCATCTGAGACAGAAGGACAAGAAGCAAAAGAGGAGGTGGTGTGTGATAAACATCAAGAAGAACCTAAATTGTTCTGTAAGGATGAAAATAAGGCTCTATGTCTTGCCAGTGATTTTCCTCACCACCACAGTCACAAAGTGGTTCCTATAGAACAAGCAGTCAGTGACCTGAAGGAGCAGATGAAATCTGACTTAAAGTCTCTACAGGACAAGaggcacaaatacaaacaagtggagaaaacatacaatgaaatgattaaacgctccaagaagcagctgttgtccacagagaagcagatcagAGCAGAGTTCAACAAGCTCCACCAGttcctgaaagaggaagaggagtccaGACTGGCAGCTCTGAggaaggaagaggagcagaaggggaAGACTATcagcacagagatgaagaagattcAGGAGCAgatctcctctctgtcagtcagtatctgtgctgttgaagaagacctgcagaaacacaacgtGCCATTCCTCAGCAGTTATAAACCCACTCAGACCAGAGCCAGAGTCCAGTGCTCACTGTCAgatccacagctgctctcaggagcactgatagatgtggccaaacacctgggcaacctgTCCTTCAGAGTCTGGGACAAGATGAAGGACAAGGTCCACTTCAGTCCTGTTATCCTGgacccaaacactgcaaacccCTGGCTCTGTCTTTCTGATGATCTGACCAGTGTGAGAAATGGAAACACAGACCAGCAGCTCCCTCATAATCCAGAGAGATGCACTAATTATTCTAATGTTCTGGGCTCTGAGGGCTTCAGCTCAGGGAAACACAgctgggaggtggaggtgggagacCATCCTGACTGGAATGTGGGTTTGGCAAAAGAATCAGTTGACAGGAAGGGAGAACGAACTGCTTCACCAGATTACGGAGTCTGGTGTTTATTGCATAGTGATGGAAAATACACTAATGGAGTTGGTAAAACTGTCACAGTGAAAAAGATTCTCCAGAGGATCAGAGTCCAGCTGGACTATGACAGAGGGGAGGTGTCCTTCTATGACCCTGAAGACATGAGTCACATCTACACTTACAAAGACACCTTCACTGAGAAACTCTTCCCATATTTCAGtgttggagaagctgctgatgccaaaaccactgatattaaaatatgtcaaactgagatttttctgtcattttcagaaatgtaa
- the LOC137136821 gene encoding zinc-binding protein A33-like: MAEKIELFESFLSCHVCSETFRDPVSLCCNHSFCSSCLQQFWEQAENKNCPICKRKSSKDIEVNFSLKELADSFAERLKVESSETEKGEERKLMVCDKHQEEPRLFCEDEDRAVCPVCEFSLHHSHKVVPLEQAVSDLKEQLKSDLKFLQDKRDKYKQVEKTYNEMIQTSKKQLLSTEKQIRAEFNKLHQFLKEEEESRLAALRKEEEQKGKTISTEMKKIQEQISSLSVSICAVEEDLQKHNVPFLSSYKPTQTRARVQCSLSDPQLLSGALIDVAKHLGNLSFRVWDKMKDKVHFSPVILDPNTANPWLYLSDDLTSARRRDTRQQLPDNPERCTNYTNVLGSEGFSSGKHSWEVEVGDHPRWNVGLVKESVVRKGEQTASPKYGIWCLWHGDGKYTNGVGRTVRVKKSLQRIRVQLDYDRGEVSFYDPEDMTHIYTHRDTFTEKLFPYFCVCPAADAKTTDIKICQTEIFLSCSEM, translated from the coding sequence ATGGCTGAAAAGATTGAACTTTTTGAAAGTTTCCTGAGCTGCCATGTGTGTTCAGAGACTTTCAGAgatcctgtgtctctgtgctgcaaccacagcttctgTTCAAGCTGCCTGCAACAATTCTGGgaacaagcagaaaacaaaaactgtcccatctgtaaaagaaaatcttcaAAGGATATAGAGGTGAATTTTTCACTAAAAGAACTGGCTGATTCTTTCGCTGAGAGACTGAAAGTTGAATCATCTGAGACAGAAAAGGGAGAAGAAAGGAAACTAATGGTGTGTGATAAACATCAAGAAGAACCTAGATTGTTCTGTGAGGATGAAGACAGAGCTGTTTGTCCTGTCTGTGAGTTTTCTCTTCACCACAGTCACAAAGTGGTTCCTTTAGAACAAGCAGTCAGTGACCTGAAGGAGCAGCTGAAATCTGACTTAAAGTTTCTACAGGACAAGagagacaaatacaaacaagtggagaaaacatacaatgaaatgattcaaacctccaagaagcagctgttgtccacagagaagcagatcagAGCAGAGTTCAACAAGCTCCACCAGttcctgaaagaggaagaggagtccaGACTGGCAGCTCTGAggaaggaagaggagcagaaggggaAGACTATcagcacagagatgaagaagattcAGGAGCAgatctcctctctgtcagtcagtatctgtgctgttgaagaagacctgcagaaacacaacgtGCCATTCCTCAGCAGTTATAAACCCACTCAGACCAGAGCCAGAGTCCAGTGCTCACTGTCAgatccacagctgctctcaggagcactgatagatgtggccaaacacctgggcaacctgTCCTTCAGAGTCTGGGACAAGATGAAGGACAAGGTCCACTTCAGTCCTGTCATCCTGgacccaaacactgcaaacccCTGGCTCTATCTGTCTGACGATCTGACCAGTGCGAGACGTAGAGACACAAGGCAGCAGCTCCCTGATAATCCAGAGAGATGCACTAATTATACTAATGTTCTGGGCTCTGAGGGCTTCAGCTCAGGGAAACACAGCTGGGAGGTGGAGGTAGGAGACCATCCTCGCTGGAATGTGGGTTTGGTTAAAGAATCAGTTGTCAGGAAGGGAGAACAAACTGCTTCACCAAAATATGGAATCTGGTGTTTATGGCATGGTGATGGAAAATACACTAATGGAGTTGGTAGAACTGTTAGAGTGAAGAAGAGTCTCCAGAGGATCAGAGTCCAGCTGGACTATGACAGAGGGGAGGTGTCCTTCTATGACCCTGAAGACATGACTCACATCTACActcacagagacactttcactgagaaactcttcccatatttttgtgtttgcccagctgctgatgccaaaaccactgatattaaaatttgtcaaactgagatttttctgtcatgttcagaaatgtga
- the LOC137136741 gene encoding nuclear factor 7, ovary-like, whose amino-acid sequence MAEKIELFERFLSCHVCRETFRDPVSLSCNHRFCSSCLQQFWERAENKNCPICKRKSSKDFPIVDFALKELADSFAGRLKLVSSETERQVKRWKVLLKVESSETEKGEERKLMVCDKHQEEPRLSCEDEDRAVCSACEFSLHQSHKVVPIEQAVSDLKQQLKSDLKSLQDKRNKYKQVEKTYNEMIEHSKKQLLSTEKQIRAEFNKLHQFLKEEEESRLAALREEEEQKGKTISTEMKKIQEQISSLSVSICAVEEDLQKHNVPFLSSYKPTQTRARVQCSLSDPQLLSGALIDVAKHLGNLSFRVWDKMKDKVHFSPVILDPNTANPWLCLSDDLTSVRNGDTDLQLPDNPERCTNYSNVLGSEGFSSGKHSWEVEVGDHPDWNVGLAKESVDRKGELYVSPDYGFCCLLYRKRKYTNGVGETVTVKKILQRIRVQLDYDRGEVSFYDPEDMSLIYTHRDTFTEKLFPYFSVGEAADAKTTDIKICQTEIFQSCSEM is encoded by the exons ATGGCTGAGAAGATTGAACTTTTTGAACGTTTCTTGAGCTGCCATGTGTGTAGAGAGACTTTCAGAGAtcctgtgtctctgagctgcaACCACAGGTTTTGTTCAAGCTGCTTGCAACAATTCTGGGAAcgagctgaaaacaaaaattgtcctatttgtaaaagaaaatcttcaAAGGACTTCCCAATTGTGGACTTTGCACTAAAAGAACTGGCGGATTCCTTTGCTGGGAGACTGAAACTTGTCTCAtctgagacagaaagacaagtAAAAAGATGGAAGGTGTT ACTGAAAGTTGAATCATCTGAGACAGAAaagggagaagagaggaaactAATGGTGTGTGATAAACATCAAGAAGAACCTAGATTGTCCTGTGAGGATGAAGACAGAGCTGTGTGCAGTGCCTGTGAGTTTTCCCTCCACCAGAGTCACAAAGTGGTTCCTATAGAACAAGCAGTCAGTGACCTGAAGCAGCAGCTAAAATCTGACTTAAAGTCTCTACAGGACAAgaggaacaaatacaaacaagtggagaaaacatacaatgaaatgattGAACACTCCAAGAAGCAGCTGTtgtccacagagaagcagatcagAGCAGAGTTCAACAAGCTCCACCAGttcctgaaagaggaagaggagtccaGACTGGCAGCtctgagggaggaagaggagcagaaggggaAGACTATcagcacagagatgaagaagattcAGGAGCAgatctcctctctgtcagtcagtatctgtgctgttgaagaagatctgcagaaacacaacgtGCCATTCCTCAGCAGTTATAAACCCACTCAGACCAGAGCCAGAGTCCAGTGCTCACTGTCAgatccacagctgctctcaggagcactgatagatgtggccaaacacctgggcaacctTTCCTTCAGAGTCTGGGACAAGATGAAGGACAAGGTCCACTTCAGTCCTGTCATCCTGgacccaaacactgcaaacccCTGGCTCTGTCTTTCTGATGATCTGACCAGTGTGAGAAATGGAGACACAGACCTGCAGCTCCCTGATAATCCAGAGAGATGCACTAATTATTCTAATGTTCTGGGCTCTGAGGGCTTCAGCTCAGGGAAACACAgctgggaggtggaggtgggagacCATCCTGACTGGAATGTGGGTTTGGCAAAAGAATCAGTTGACAGGAAGGGAGAACTATATGTCTCACCAGATTATGGATtctgc tgtTTATTGtataggaaaagaaaatacactaatGGAGTTGGTGAAACTGTTACAGTGAAGAAGATTCTCCAGAGGATCAGAGTCCAGCTGGACTATGACAGAGGGGAGGTGTCCTTCTATGACCCTGAAGACATGAGTCTCATCTACActcacagagacactttcactgagaaactcttcccatatttcagtgttggagaagctgctgatgCCAAAACCACTGATATTAAAATCTGTCAAACTGAGATTTTTCAGTCAtgttcagaaatgtga
- the LOC137136834 gene encoding zinc-binding protein A33-like: MAEKIVLLESFLSCHVCSETFRDPVSLSCNHSFCSSCLHKFWEQAKNKICPICKRKSTKDYLLVNFPLKELADSFAERLKVESSEKREKKKVMVVCDKHEDEPRLFCEDEDRAVCPVCGLSLHQSHKVVPIEQAVSDLKEQLKSDLKSLQDKRHKYKQVEKTYNEMIEHSKKQLLSTEKQIRAEFNKLHQFLKEEEESRLAALRKEEEQKGKTISSEMKKIQEQISSLSVSICAVEEDLQKHNVPFLSSYKPTQTRARVQCSLSDPQLLSGALIDVAKHLGNLSFRVWDKMKDKVHFSPVILDPNTANPCLYLSDDLTSARRRDTRQQLPDNPERCTNYSNVLGSEGFSSGKHSWEVEVGDHPVWNVGLAKESADRKGERTASPGYGVWCLLHRDGKYTNGVGKTVTVKKILQRIRVQLDYDRGEVSFYDPEDMTHIYTHRDTFTEKLFPYFDVGKAADAKTTDIKICQAEI; encoded by the coding sequence ATGGCTGAGAAGATTGTACTTTTAGAAAGTTTCCTGAGCTGCCATGTGTGTTCAGAGACTTTCAGAGAtcctgtgtctctgagctgcaaccacagcttctgTTCAAGCTGCCTGCATAAATTTTGGGaacaagctaaaaacaaaatctgtccCATTTGTAAAAGAAAGTCTACAAAAGATTATTTGCTAGTGAATTTTCCACTGAAGGAACTGGCTGATTCTTTTGCTGAGAGACTGAAAGTTGAATCatctgagaaaagagagaagaagaaagtaatGGTGGTGTGTGATAAACATGAAGATGAACCTAGATTGTTCTGTGAGGATGAAGACAGAGCTGTTTGTCCTGTCTGTGGGTTATCTCTCCACCAGAGTCACAAAGTGGTTCCTATAGAACAAGCAGTCAGTGACCTGAAGGAGCAGCTGAAATCTGACTTAAAGTCTCTACAGGACAAGaggcacaaatacaaacaagtggagaaaacatacaatgaaatgattGAACACTCCAAGAAGCAGCTGTtgtccacagagaagcagatcagAGCAGAGTTCAACAAGCTCCACCAGttcctgaaagaggaagaggagtccaGACTGGCAGCTCTGAggaaggaagaggagcagaaggggaAGACTATCAGCtcagagatgaagaagattcAGGAGCAgatctcctctctgtcagtcagtatctgtgctgttgaagaagacctgcagaaacacaacgtGCCATTCCTCAGCAGTTATAAACCCACTCAGACCAGAGCCAGAGTCCAGTGCTCACTGTCAgatccacagctgctctcaggagcactgatagatgtggccaaacacctgggcaacctgTCCTTCAGAGTCTGGGACAAGATGAAGGACAAGGTGCACTTCAGTCCTGTCATCCTGgacccaaacactgcaaacccCTGTCTCTATCTGTCTGACGATCTGACCAGTGCGAGACGTAGAGACACAAGGCAGCAGCTCCCTGATAATCCAGAGAGATGCACTAATTATTCTAATGTTCTGGGCTCTGAGGGCTTCAGCTCAGGGAAACACAgctgggaggtggaggtgggagacCATCCTGTCTGGAATGTGGGTTTAGCTAAAGAATCAGCTGACAGGAAGGGGGAACGAACTGCTTCACCAGGTTATGGAGTCTGGTGTTTATTGCATCGTGATGGAAAATACACTAATGGAGTTGGTAAAACTGTGACAGTGAAGAAGATTCTCCAGAGGATCAGAGTCCAGCTGGACTATGACAGAGGGGAGGTGTCCTTCTATGACCCTGAAGACATGACTCACATCTACActcacagagacactttcacTGAGAAACTCTTCCCATATTTTGATGTTGGAAAAGCTGCTGATGCCAAAACCACTGATATTAAAATCTGTCAAGCTGAGATTTAA